In Candidatus Poribacteria bacterium, the following are encoded in one genomic region:
- the rho gene encoding transcription termination factor Rho, translated as MESLDIGKLQEMEFSELKDFAQTLGVDEYTGSRKEELINEIIEAKSEEDIQFYGGGVLEILDDRDQHYGFLRSSRSNYLQSNEDIYVSSSQIRRFDLQTGHVVEGIIRPPKKTENKAERYFAMLQIEKVNGEPPEAVKQKILFNNLTPIHPYEQLKLEHNESEFGTRMMDLIAPIGKGQRGLIVAPPYSGKTTLLKNIAAGIEANHPEVSLIFLLIDERPEEVTDVARSVKGEVISSTFDEHPERHIQVAEMAIEKAKRWAEYGKDVVVLLDSMTRLARAHNVMAPHSGKTLSGGLDAMAFVKPRQFCGAARKFEEGGSLTVIATVLVDTESRQDEYIYEEFKGTANMEIHMERALLDLRIYPPIDIEKSKTRREELLLAPDVLNKVWVLRKFTSQMDNAESLEMLIEQFGKNGTNAEFLERMVDNATYSNSTTSGKTNARPKR; from the coding sequence ATGGAGAGCTTGGACATTGGCAAGCTCCAAGAAATGGAGTTCTCGGAACTCAAAGATTTTGCGCAGACTCTCGGAGTGGACGAATACACCGGGTCTCGAAAAGAGGAATTGATCAACGAAATCATAGAGGCTAAATCTGAGGAGGACATCCAATTTTATGGCGGTGGTGTCTTGGAAATCTTAGATGATCGGGATCAACACTACGGTTTTCTCCGTTCATCGCGCTCTAACTATTTGCAGAGCAACGAGGATATTTACGTGTCCTCATCGCAAATTCGGCGCTTTGATTTACAGACCGGGCATGTTGTTGAAGGTATAATCCGACCGCCTAAGAAGACAGAAAACAAGGCAGAACGTTACTTCGCAATGTTACAAATTGAGAAAGTCAACGGCGAACCCCCGGAAGCTGTCAAACAGAAAATCCTTTTCAATAATCTCACCCCTATCCATCCCTATGAACAATTGAAACTGGAGCACAACGAGTCAGAATTCGGGACGCGGATGATGGATCTAATAGCACCAATCGGGAAAGGGCAACGCGGATTGATCGTCGCGCCCCCTTATAGCGGCAAAACCACACTCCTGAAGAATATTGCCGCCGGTATTGAAGCGAACCATCCAGAAGTCTCTCTCATCTTTCTCCTAATTGATGAGCGCCCTGAGGAAGTTACGGATGTCGCACGCTCCGTCAAAGGCGAAGTTATTAGTTCCACCTTCGACGAACACCCTGAACGCCACATTCAAGTCGCAGAAATGGCGATTGAAAAGGCAAAACGGTGGGCTGAATATGGAAAAGATGTCGTCGTTCTATTAGATAGTATGACCCGATTGGCACGCGCCCACAATGTTATGGCACCTCACAGCGGCAAAACATTGAGTGGCGGTTTAGATGCCATGGCATTCGTGAAGCCGCGCCAGTTCTGCGGCGCAGCCCGAAAATTTGAAGAAGGCGGGAGTCTGACGGTCATCGCAACCGTCCTGGTTGATACCGAAAGCCGCCAAGATGAATATATTTATGAAGAGTTTAAAGGTACCGCCAACATGGAAATTCACATGGAACGCGCCTTGTTAGATCTCCGCATTTATCCACCAATTGACATTGAAAAATCAAAAACACGGCGTGAAGAACTTTTGTTAGCACCAGATGTACTTAACAAAGTCTGGGTACTGCGAAAATTCACAAGCCAAATGGACAACGCGGAATCACTCGAAATGCTCATTGAGCAATTCGGCAAAAATGGCACAAATGCTGAGTTTCTCGAACGAATGGTAGATAATGCTACTTACAGCAACAGCACTACATCTGGGAAAACCAACGCTCGTCCGAAGCGGTAG
- a CDS encoding tetratricopeptide repeat protein — MKFLAQLAVKSMKCFAFTAVILVAASQIGCLPGSALSKAETLAENKDYYGAIEAYQSIVDTQPGTPEALQAQLAIGKLSIKQMNRPAEGIKAYEAVIAAAPKSDEAAEAYYELGMYYYREKDYKASQTQFDAIVNNFPQLELSHNAHLMLAKSFEESKNFEQAAEAFDSFANRNPRSKRAALALENKARIQRQHLDDEEEAKRTNQLLVKRYGKVEGAEDSVEKAKQELRDFNATIPEPDDPLATQQGRALAQSEARRERDRPRGGVERSPAMGNTNVEIPDSGFGIGAAEVMRNFGGQGGIAGDDQGSYHDAELMIANFFYGDESYRDAGALYFDAIARAEAEKVKIDPYTYLKLSICYRKVGMHQRAKEVLRKAASRDGNVVDAVINTGRNHYTSEAYENAIETYNSVIGMSRSKDSEIYWLISLAHKKLGEPEKEREVLERSIAANTQNTDALQSLAEVLHYRLKDRKTAAVFQDLVDQKGDSYIGAKTLGDLTYKYGNYVQARARYKAAARIAKRLFDKSEIEAEKRELRNQIVYATILSARATYQLKKPEDAQKIIDELAAEYPEHALVPYGRGELALLNGDAETAVAEFKAAIEKNPHSDIAVIALGDYYVSQGYNDDAIALWEGFLANNQYNQNVQRSLKKLKGDAEKTEE, encoded by the coding sequence GTGAAATTTCTGGCACAACTCGCTGTTAAAAGTATGAAGTGTTTCGCATTTACTGCTGTTATATTGGTAGCAGCATCGCAAATCGGATGCTTACCTGGAAGTGCCTTAAGCAAGGCAGAAACACTGGCAGAAAACAAAGATTACTATGGTGCGATTGAGGCTTACCAAAGTATTGTAGATACCCAACCCGGCACACCGGAAGCACTTCAAGCACAACTCGCTATAGGTAAACTGTCAATTAAACAGATGAACCGACCAGCAGAAGGTATCAAAGCCTACGAAGCAGTTATCGCTGCTGCACCCAAAAGTGACGAAGCCGCCGAAGCGTACTATGAACTTGGCATGTACTATTACAGAGAAAAGGATTATAAAGCCTCACAAACGCAATTTGACGCAATCGTTAATAATTTCCCACAATTGGAATTAAGCCACAATGCGCATCTAATGTTGGCGAAAAGTTTTGAGGAAAGCAAGAACTTTGAGCAGGCGGCAGAGGCTTTTGATAGTTTCGCGAATCGCAATCCGAGAAGCAAGCGAGCAGCACTGGCACTTGAGAATAAGGCACGCATTCAACGCCAACACCTCGATGACGAAGAGGAAGCGAAACGCACCAACCAATTACTCGTTAAGAGATATGGAAAGGTAGAAGGTGCTGAAGATTCGGTCGAAAAGGCGAAGCAAGAACTCAGAGACTTCAACGCCACTATCCCAGAACCCGACGACCCGCTGGCAACGCAGCAGGGAAGAGCGTTGGCACAGTCTGAAGCCCGACGTGAACGCGATCGCCCGCGCGGCGGCGTTGAGAGAAGTCCAGCAATGGGCAATACCAACGTCGAAATCCCCGACTCTGGATTTGGGATCGGTGCCGCAGAGGTTATGCGGAACTTTGGTGGACAGGGCGGTATCGCAGGCGATGACCAAGGCAGTTACCACGATGCTGAACTCATGATTGCTAACTTCTTCTACGGCGATGAAAGTTATCGTGATGCGGGCGCGTTATACTTTGACGCGATTGCGCGCGCGGAAGCCGAAAAAGTGAAAATCGATCCGTACACCTACCTCAAACTCTCGATTTGTTACCGAAAGGTCGGGATGCATCAACGCGCGAAAGAGGTACTCAGAAAAGCCGCAAGTCGAGATGGGAATGTCGTTGATGCTGTTATTAACACCGGTCGAAATCACTATACTTCCGAAGCATATGAAAACGCGATAGAAACCTATAATTCTGTCATCGGAATGAGTCGGAGTAAAGATTCTGAGATTTACTGGCTAATCTCGCTGGCACACAAAAAATTAGGCGAACCTGAGAAGGAACGAGAGGTTCTCGAACGTTCTATTGCCGCGAACACGCAGAATACAGACGCGTTGCAAAGTCTTGCCGAAGTACTCCACTATCGGTTGAAGGATCGGAAAACCGCTGCAGTCTTCCAAGACCTTGTCGATCAGAAAGGGGATTCGTACATCGGTGCGAAAACGCTCGGTGATCTCACCTATAAGTACGGAAATTACGTCCAAGCCCGTGCGAGGTATAAAGCTGCCGCTCGAATAGCAAAACGGTTGTTTGATAAATCAGAAATTGAAGCCGAAAAGCGAGAACTTCGCAACCAGATCGTCTATGCAACGATCCTTTCGGCACGCGCAACTTACCAACTCAAGAAACCGGAAGACGCGCAAAAGATTATAGACGAACTCGCGGCGGAATACCCAGAACACGCGTTGGTCCCTTACGGTAGAGGTGAACTGGCACTTCTCAATGGAGATGCCGAAACCGCCGTTGCCGAATTCAAAGCGGCAATTGAGAAAAATCCACACTCTGATATTGCAGTCATCGCCCTTGGGGATTATTATGTGTCACAAGGCTATAATGACGATGCAATCGCCCTTTGGGAAGGTTTCCTCGCGAATAACCAGTACAACCAGAACGTCCAGCGCAGCCTTAAAAAGTTGAAAGGGGATGCCGAAAAGACTGAAGAGTGA
- a CDS encoding Gfo/Idh/MocA family oxidoreductase codes for MGTSKNDTLRVGVIGPGGAGRGNTLGFATHPDAEVVAAADTHEGSLDALENALQERVDGYKANSLNRYLGEHEFIEMLNHEDLDIVGVFSPHSLHDIHVKYALRAGCHVIVEKPMANIVGDAISITKIAMGSGLHLVGGYQRHYEDTYMAGRRAIAEGRIGNLQKFEVYMAQRWGAGGWRGDPRFSGGGQPNDSGSHLQDIFLWMTGALPSEVYGTTDMKFEDDDGNLVPKFVEINSYSDVTLDNGAEGTITILGNTRVGFEEWVILEGDEGTIEIKNGIRYTPKDGEAEPLAYPRPEGYPRNKVDQLVGLVKGNYEANYTSGINGVRTSWLTNSILEAGRGPDAKNRVDCDELIEKEGYTRQEVLALIDESASKSYY; via the coding sequence ATGGGAACCAGCAAGAATGATACTTTAAGAGTCGGCGTGATTGGCCCCGGTGGCGCAGGACGTGGTAACACACTCGGTTTCGCAACACACCCTGATGCAGAAGTTGTCGCCGCAGCCGATACACATGAAGGCAGTTTAGACGCTTTAGAGAATGCCCTCCAAGAACGGGTTGATGGCTACAAAGCGAATAGTCTTAACCGGTACCTCGGTGAACATGAATTCATTGAGATGCTTAATCACGAAGATCTGGATATTGTCGGCGTTTTCTCACCGCACTCCCTGCACGATATTCATGTCAAATACGCACTCCGCGCGGGTTGTCATGTCATCGTCGAAAAACCGATGGCGAACATCGTCGGCGATGCGATCTCCATTACCAAAATTGCGATGGGCAGTGGGCTACACCTTGTTGGCGGGTATCAACGCCATTATGAAGATACCTATATGGCAGGTAGGCGTGCAATCGCTGAAGGACGCATCGGAAATCTACAGAAGTTTGAGGTTTACATGGCACAACGGTGGGGAGCAGGTGGATGGCGAGGGGATCCCCGCTTCTCCGGTGGTGGTCAACCTAACGACTCTGGTAGCCATCTCCAAGATATATTCCTGTGGATGACCGGGGCATTGCCGAGTGAAGTCTACGGAACAACCGACATGAAGTTTGAGGACGACGACGGAAACCTCGTCCCGAAGTTCGTCGAAATTAATTCCTATTCCGATGTAACCTTAGATAATGGTGCTGAAGGGACAATCACCATCCTCGGTAACACACGCGTCGGGTTTGAAGAATGGGTAATTCTTGAAGGTGACGAAGGCACGATTGAAATCAAAAACGGGATTCGGTACACACCCAAAGACGGCGAAGCAGAACCTCTTGCTTACCCGCGCCCCGAAGGATACCCGCGCAACAAAGTCGATCAACTCGTTGGCTTAGTGAAAGGCAACTACGAGGCAAACTATACCTCCGGCATCAACGGCGTACGCACCAGTTGGTTGACAAATTCAATCCTTGAAGCGGGTAGGGGGCCCGACGCGAAAAATAGAGTAGATTGCGACGAACTCATCGAAAAAGAAGGGTACACCCGGCAAGAAGTTTTAGCACTAATTGATGAAAGCGCGTCCAAATCGTACTACTAA
- a CDS encoding succinate dehydrogenase/fumarate reductase iron-sulfur subunit → MAKATFRIWRGNADGAEFVDYDTEVSEGMVVLDAVHRIQAEQANDMAVRWNCKAGKCGSCSAEVNGQPKLMCMTRLNDLSLDEPVTVEPMRAFPLIKDLVTDVSWNFKVKEKMKPFTPRPPDAEDGTWRMEQEDIDHVQEFRKCIECFLCQDVCHVLREHDLHDEFIGPRFFVYAASLEMHPIDTENRLEELKDSDGIGYCNITKCCTKVCPEHITITDNAIIPLKERVVDEFYDPIKKLFRVFSR, encoded by the coding sequence ATGGCGAAAGCAACTTTTAGAATTTGGCGCGGCAATGCAGATGGAGCCGAATTTGTCGATTACGATACCGAGGTCTCCGAAGGCATGGTGGTTTTAGACGCTGTCCACCGTATCCAAGCCGAACAGGCAAACGATATGGCTGTCCGATGGAACTGCAAGGCGGGGAAATGTGGCTCCTGTTCCGCCGAAGTCAACGGGCAACCGAAATTGATGTGCATGACACGTCTCAATGACCTATCGCTCGACGAACCCGTTACAGTTGAACCTATGCGCGCCTTCCCACTCATCAAAGACCTCGTTACAGACGTGTCGTGGAACTTCAAAGTCAAAGAGAAGATGAAACCTTTTACGCCACGTCCACCCGATGCTGAAGACGGTACTTGGCGGATGGAACAGGAAGATATCGACCATGTCCAAGAATTTCGGAAGTGCATTGAGTGTTTCCTCTGCCAAGATGTCTGCCATGTCCTTCGCGAACACGATCTTCACGACGAATTCATTGGACCGAGATTCTTTGTTTATGCTGCATCTTTGGAGATGCACCCGATCGACACCGAAAACCGGTTGGAAGAACTGAAGGATTCAGACGGCATCGGGTACTGCAATATCACAAAGTGTTGCACAAAGGTATGTCCAGAGCATATCACAATTACGGATAACGCCATCATCCCTCTCAAAGAACGCGTGGTTGACGAGTTCTACGATCCAATCAAAAAACTCTTCCGCGTCTTTAGCCGTTGA